GCAAGCACTATtagaatcaataatatttatctGTGAAAGATAGGGATACCAAAAGCATGTACATCTTTTACAAGCAACAATTGTTTTAATGTTGCATGACTTTGGTATTTGAACTACCTTATTTAGTCTGTATTTTTAGAGGAACATGAAACACTTGTAAATGCCTGTTGCAACTTTTTTGTCCCTTATGTATTAGGGATTTCTATGTAACTTACATTAAGTAAGTAAACATGTTTCTTATCATCTACAATATTCATGATTTCAACTATTTCTATTGATTTACATAGTATTTTAGGAGACAGTTTTTATATTTTGGGAGATCGTACGCGCTAACACACGGTCCAAACAACTAGTGTAAATAAGTTTTTAAAGAACAACAGTTTTCTCCAATTCGCGGCAACTTTGGCACAATATACTTTTCTCATTAGCTAGTTAACCTTTTTAGGGATAAAAAAAGAAGCACCTTAATTATAGTAGAAGTAGGTTCCAATAGTCCAATACCATACAAGCTTAACAATTACGCCACTAAGACTAAATCTGTATTCGTACTTTAGCTTTTGCTTACGAAGGAAGGCTGCCTGTAAATCTTCAACGCGCTGACCAACTCTAATACTAGATTTAAAGAGAAATACTGTATTTTTTGTGTTTGAGGAAAAGATaaggataattttttttacccCTCACAAAAATCGGATTTTTTTCATCACCtataaaactaaaacttgtattttacattataaaacaaattaaaatttgttttttaccacctgtaAAATGGAAAAAGAGATAAAATTGTTATGTGGGGCCACAATAACGGTATATTTATGatattttctctttatttcACGATTTCGTGTATTTAAGATGAGGGTGAAGGAGTTAAAGAAAATAGCAAAAGGAGTGTAAAATTTGGAGGGAATTAGTGGGCCTTACGTAccgattttatttaattttacatttacagatgttaaaaaataagttttaattttttttaggtggtaaaatacaagttttagctTTTTTATGTGctaaaaaacaattttccaaTTTGTGTAGGTGGTACAAAATAATTTATCTAAAGAGAAATACTCAATCGGTTTCTTTTTATTCTTCACGTATACATAGTATTACTTTGGGTATCCTTTTTAACCTTTACAGTTagaatattttctttatattaTAACTTAAATGTCCTAATATTCTATTAAACataccaattgcttgttggttcagtggtgattgagactgaacttggtaggaagaacctgtgttcgatcccccgcaataaCAATTGGGATATTCCGTTAAACATTGTGCCAAGTGgttatttccttttatattgtaaCATAAATGTACTTTGTCAATTAATGATTAATCCACTGATCGCCCTGTATAAAGACCCCTAATACGTAAATGATGAAAAGGACTACATAGAAACAGGCGTTAATTACTCCCCCCTTAGCAGTCTAGCGATCAACTACGTTAATTAAAGAAACTGATTTTTTAGCATACTCCGTACTATCTTGTGAATATaatatagaaaaaaataataaccgCATGCACAACAACACCAACTATGAGAAATTCACCAAACAACATCTACTTTGTCTAATAGTGATGTGCcaaattcctttttttttttttttttttttttttatgaaactaaCTAGTCACTTTACTCATGTTTTGAGGTTGAACTTTGACTGTAAATTTCTCCCATGATACCTTGGCGCTAGCAATAATTCTCTTATTCAATATCGATCAATTGCATACGTAATTAATAACAAACCAATAAATACAACATTTTTACatctaaaactaaaaaaaaacaaaagttaCTAATAATAGTAGTAGTTCTTATATCTAACCCATACTTTGTTCCTACAATTAAATCCCCTTCCCAAAACTATAAACATacttaaaatataaattaaaaaatattaaacaaaAGTTAATTAGTACTACCAACACAAGCTAGCTAAGGAGGAGAGTTAATATTTGATCTACCAAAAAGCTCATAATTGCTATTTTTGATGTTGTTGAAATAATAATATTGATTAAGGAGTTTAAACAACCTTCTTCTCTTGTTATAAATAACGAACCTAAGTCTAGACCAAACCACCTTACGAATCTTACGAACGGAGCGAGCGCGAACAAGAAGGAGACGCTTGACCCGAACCAAAGACCTCTTGATTCTTTCACCCAAGCTTTGCTTCCTGCTAAACTGGTAGCTTCTAAGGAAGAGCTGTCTTTTTTCTAAGTAGTTGGATTGGTGGTCACCGTTGGTTTGGTACCAGGGTCCGGATTCGGTTCGGAATATTGGAGCCAAGTGGGTCATGGCTACGGCCATGGAAATGGGGTATAGAGTTTAAGAAGGAGAAAGAAACGGAAATAGATGTAATAAAGAGAATGAATATGGATTGGTTGGCAAAGGAGTTTATAGACAAAGTGGGGAAACTTATGAGACGTATTTATTATGGCCTTTATGGGTGTGTGTGTTTTTATATGGGATATGGGAtggttgaagaatttattttatttgacagatttttttctaatttatattttaatcgGTTTGGGTTGCCGACTCAACCTTTATGATTCAGATTAAGTTTTTTCtctattcaccttatttttaatgtttattagaTCGGATTAGAAAAAGCAGATTAGATTAGAATAGATCAAATCagagaaaataaaaactacTCACGTAAAATATTCAAATCCGATCATATTAGACCAAACCAAAAATTAGAAAGAGCTGAACAtatcaggtgaagagaacaaggcTTAAGGATTGTTGAGTTGCTTGTTCTGAATAATTGGTACTAACAATTTAGAAAACAAGAATCAACACAAGTCAATGATTTTGGTGGAAAACAGACCCTATACGTCGCATTATGCCTAGTAAtgaatcaaacattaatctgcGTAACTGCGACTATCTTAATGTAGATGTTGGTTTAGTGGCTCAAACGTCGATTGTTGTtattattctttgattttacgTAGAATTTTTAGTTTTATATCTTTATATACTCAGTTCGTTTCTTTTCTATTATCTCGATCTTTAATTAACTTCTTTTATTCCTTTTTAATTGTCGCCCTGAAATGTTCGTTGATTCaacttttattttggtaaattgGCACGTTAAGGGCATGGTTATTATAGTAGCAAGTATtttgacttcttttttttttacgtttccTTTCTTCTTTATTATCTTAGGGGGCTTTGCACATGACTAATCTAGCTCAACTTTGATTACATGTCACTCGCTCGATCTTGTTTCATACAGAGAGTGCGATGTGCTTCGTACTACGTATTACGTACTCCGTATAACTTTCCTTTGCTGATTTATCACATGTAACTATGCAATGTTCTTTGGAGGTGAGGATTTTCCCTATAATCCTCCCTCATTTCTAATAATCTGCAAAGCTGGTTGGAAACACCTGTTTGAGATATAAGTGCAGTATGATCTTTCAtcttaccttaaaaaaaaaaaaaaatataataataataataataataataataataataataataataataataataataataataataataataataataataataataataataataataataataatatgttcAATGGGAAACTACAGTCCCATGATTGGCTCACTGTCAACAAGTATGCCATTAAGGGAATGTATCAAAATCTGAGTGAGGTTCAAACCAAAGCCCACTGTGCTAAACAGGTTTGGAACAGACACAGTGTTCCCAGACATAGGTTCACTATGTGGTTAGCTAGCCAAGACAGATTGAAGACAAGGGCTAGGTTGGTTAAGGTTGGCATTGGTAATGACAGTCAATGTGCTGTATGCTGTTTCTCAGAAGAAACAATTACACATCTGTACTTTGGGTGTGCTTATAGTGCTAGTTGCAAGGCTGTGGTGTTCCAATGGTTAGGCCTTTCTGACCATAGGGGTGATCTTCATAGAACACTGATTTGGCTAAGAAGACAAGGCACAAGCAAGTTCAGAAGACAGGTGATCTATGCTGCATGTGCAGGCTTAATTTATCACCTATGGAGAGCTAGGAACCATGCAGTTTGGGATGCTGTGGTGCCTACTGTGTTGCAAACAGTTAAGAGAGTCAAGATGGACACCAAAGGTCGAATTCAACAGCTGATTGGGAAGAAAGTAAAAGCTTCTGATGTTGAGTGGTTTAGTGCTTTGTGATTGCAGACTTTGTATTAGTCTGTTTTTCTGAGTAGTTTTTAGGCTTGCTAAGCCTGCTAGTTTGCTTGCCTTTGCTTGGGCAAGTCCGGTTGTAAAACTGTGTTTTGGTGATCAATAAAAATATCTTATTTgccttgccaaaaaaaaaaataataataaaaactatGCAAGTATAgactacttcctccgtcttttattactcgcaacgtttggacttttgccactattcatataatctactttgactattcatgtgagatcttattagattcgtctcaatgtgtattttcaaaatatcaactttttataatttttgcataaagagaatttaagatataaatgattaaAGCTGTAACGTTGCgaatattaaaagacggaggaagtatatagtgACACCCTCAATATTTCCCATGCCATGCATGTTTTGTGTCTACTACGTATAAGCTACGCATGGTACGCGATACTCCCTCCAAATTTTATTAAGTGGTATATTTCTAATTTTCTTATAATCAGCCGTgtctataatttttttattttttttccatggACCTCTCTAGTCATATTTAATAATTCACTTTCTTTTAGTCTACACTTACCtcaacttttttattatttaattaaatcaattcaCCTTTATTATACTATATGCCGGTCAAAATGTAATAGTGCCATTAGGGGTGTTTATCGATCCAAATCTAGACCGGACCGACCCAGACCGGACTGAAGACCGAAATTTAATAATTCAAGACCCAAAGACCGGACCAATTAAGCTTGAACCGGACCCGGGCCGGACCGGAAAAATCGGTCCGAAACCCGGACCAGGCCGGTTTGGTTGTAGATCTATTTctacactacaaaaaattgtactattaacgac
This genomic stretch from Spinacia oleracea cultivar Varoflay chromosome 3, BTI_SOV_V1, whole genome shotgun sequence harbors:
- the LOC110783193 gene encoding uncharacterized protein, translating into MAVAMTHLAPIFRTESGPWYQTNGDHQSNYLEKRQLFLRSYQFSRKQSLGERIKRSLVRVKRLLLVRARSVRKIRKVVWSRLRFVIYNKRRRLFKLLNQYYYFNNIKNSNYELFGRSNINSPP
- the LOC110783192 gene encoding uncharacterized protein, translated to MFNGKLQSHDWLTVNKYAIKGMYQNLSEVQTKAHCAKQVWNRHSVPRHRFTMWLASQDRLKTRARLVKVGIGNDSQCAVCCFSEETITHLYFGCAYSASCKAVVFQWLGLSDHRGDLHRTLIWLRRQGTSKFRRQVIYAACAGLIYHLWRARNHAVWDAVVPTVLQTVKRVKMDTKGRIQQLIGKKVKASDVEWFSAL